ATCAAAGGTTGTTGAACGTAAATCATCGTCCGCTTTGTCTTCAACGTAACGGGACAAGGAATCGAAATCCTCTTCATCCTTCGGAAAACTTGCATCGCGGAACATTTTTTCTGCAAACAGCGCTTTTACATCATCGCTTCCGCCGCCGCGAAATCTCAGCGCGAAATGATAAAAGGATCGATCCATCGCCGTCACCTTCCCTCACTCAAATAACCTTTTGTATTCGCTGTAGCCTTCTGATTCCAGGTCCTGTACGGGAATGAAACGCAGAGCCGCGGAATTAATGCAGTAGCGCAGTCCGCCCTGTTCGCTTGGTCCGTCGGGGAAGACATGTCCAAGGTGAGAATCCGCTGTCTTGCTGCGCACTTCCGTTCGCCGCATGCCGTGAGTCGCATCAAAATGCTCCGTCACTTCTGCCGCTTCAATCGGTTTTGTAAAGCTTGGCCATCCGCATCCCGCATCATACTTGTCTTTTGAGCTGAATAATGGTTTGCCAGAGACGATATCGACATAGATTCCGTCTTCATAATGCGCATCATATTCATTACGAAACGGCGGTTCTGTCCCGTTTTCCTGCGTCACATGATACTGTATTTCTGTCAAGCGATCGCGCAAATCTTTTTTCATGAACGATTCCCCCAATGCTGTTCGATAAATCCTGCACGCCCTGATGCGACAGTGTAGCTCGCATAGCGGTCTGGGTTCTTTTCATAAAACTGCTGATGATAGTCTTCCGCTGCATAAAACTCCTTGGCCGGTAAGATTTCCGTCACGATTGGCGCATTGAATTTCCCGCTTTCCTGCAGTTCTTTTTTCGACTGTTCCGCCGCCTTCTGCTGTTCTTCAGAGTTAGTATAGATGGCGGACTTGTACGATTCGCCGCGGTCATGGAACTGTCCGCCTGCGTCAGTCGGATCAATTACCTGCCAGAAAATATTCAGTAATTCTTCATAACTGATGACCGTGTCATCAAATTCAATTCGTACAGCTTCGCGGTGGCCTGTTGTATTGGAACACACTTCTTCATACGTTGGATTAACAGTATGTCCGCCGGTATAACCGCTTGTTACTGAATGCACACCATCGTATAGGTCAAAAGGCTTGACCATACACCAGAAGCACCCGCCTGCAAATGTTGCGTATTGTGTTGCCATAATTGTAGCCTCCTTAGTTTTTCGGTATCAATACTTCCAATATAATCTCATCCTGCGCTAAATTCACTTCTTTTGCTTTGACCTGGACGTCACCGGAAATCGGCAAATCCTCCAAATCGATGAAAATTTCTTCTTCTTTCGGACGTACAATCATCCATGACGGAAGCTCTACCGAATTTTTCAGCAACTTGAGTACAGTAGAAGGCGGAATATTCAAATCACCTAATTCCATGGACGATTGCTTTAAAATTAAGTTTCCGTCTTCGCGTACAATCGGATCAAAATGCATGGCGAGCGGCAGTGTATACGAAAACACTGTCAGTTCCGATGTCAGCAGCACATCATCACGCATTTCGAGCTCGACCGGCAATGAGCCTTTTACCGCTTTGCGAATATAAGTGTTCGCAATGCCTTCAAAATTTTTCTTAGTGGTATTCAGCGCCAGCGTGTACCCTTCGTCTTGTTTCGCCGTGTCTTCAGGGAGAGGTGAAGAAGCGGTGGTGCCGCCGATTAAAATGATTAAAACGACCAACGCCGCCGCCACCAGTCCTGCCAGGCTGAAAAATGCTGCTTTCCAAACATTCATTATATCGTTCACTCCACTTCCAGCTCAACGGCTGCACAACTCTTGATTTCGTCTACGAATCGTTCCTCCATCAGATCATACCCTTTACTGTTCGGATGAAAGAAGTCTGTGTGATAAACGAGGTTTTCATTCGAATTAAATAAATCTTCCACCGGGACGAAACAGGACATCCCGTCTTTTTCGACCTGTTCTTCAATCGAAAGGTTCCAATCTGCGATGATCTGCTCAAACTCTTGCACTTCGCTAGTTACAACGGAGAACGGATTATACAGTCCCGCCACAATGATCGGCGCCGTCGGATTATACAACCGCAATAAATCGAATAACTCCTCGATGCGGTTTTCGAATTTGCCAAGCTCTTTATAGAAATCAGACAGTTTCATCTGCATGAAATTCCCTTTAACGACTTTCATGATGTCATTTCCGCCGATTGTGAAGACGATATAATCCGCCTGAACGACGGCTTCTTGGACATCTTCATTTTCAAGCTGTTTGATAAATTGATCACTGCGCCGTCCGCGTTTCGCTAAGTTTACGGCGTCTACCTCCAATATGCCTTTCCATTGTTCCATATCCGACGTTAACCGTCCGAAATAACCGCCTTCTTTCCGCTCATCGCCGACACCCTGTGTCAAGGAATCGCCCAATCCGAGAACATTCACACGTTTGGGCACAAAGTATTCGGGCACGACAAACGGTTCAAAAGCCACGGTCTCCCGTTCTGAAAGCGTCGTATCTTTTTGGCTGAATGGGGCTTGGCACCCTACTAAGAACAATGAGAAGACAAATAATAACACTGCTATTCTTCTCATAATGTCATATCCTTTGCCGTTGAAATTAATCGGTATAATACATGAACCCGATTGCGCCTTCTCCCGTATGGGTACTGACGATCGGTGTCGTGAATGTCAGCATCACCTGAATGCCCATTTCTTCAATCTTCTTTTTCAGCGGTTCCGCCATCGCCAGTCCGTTAGCATGCGCAATGCCGACACTGCGGATGACTTTCCCCGCCGTTTCCTTCTTAAACTCTTCCGCTAAATACGAGACAACCTGTTTATGGCTGCGCACTTTTGCAACCGGCGTATAGACACCGTCTTTTAATGTAGCGATCGGTTTAATATTCAGCAACGAACCGAACATCGCTTTGCCTTTACCGATTCGTCCGCCCTTGACCATATTATCAAGCACGTCGACTACAACGAACAGCGATGAGCGTTTGCGGACACTTTCCAGGGCCGCAGCGATATCCTTTACTGTTCTTCCTTCTTCTGCCAGTCTGCAAGCTTCAAGCACCTGGAATGAGAGGGCGTGCGAGATGAACATAGAGTCAATAACCGTGACGTCTGAGGAAGAGGCGCGGGCAGCTGTCTCTGCAGATTTTACCGTTCCGCTCATGCCGCCTGTCATATGGATCGAAATAATCTGTGACCCGTCTGCACCGAGTTCATCGTACAGCTGCTGGAATACACCGACTGCCGGCTGTGAGCTTTTCGGCAGTTCTTCAGCATCACGAATCAAATCCATGAATTCCTCCGCCTGTATATCGATGCCGTCAACATAGGATTTTTCATTGATAATTAACGTCAGCGGAACAACGTGAATATTGTATTGATCGATCAGTTCATCCGTTAACGCTGCAGTGGAATCCGTGACGATATGAATTTTCTTCATGATTTCTATCTCCTTCGCGTGTGACTATCTGCGATTTTTCATTGTGTATTTGGTATAGTGAGTAGCAGGAGGTGCAGTTCGATTGGAAGAATCATTCGATTACAAGAACCTGCATGAAGAACGCTGGAATGCGATCACCCATGCAATCGGTTTCTTACTCAGCATACCTGCATTAGTCTTTCTGATCTTAAAAGGTGTGAAGCAAGGCACCGGAATCGCCGTCGTCAGCTTCACGATATTCGGCGTGTCCATGCTGCTGCTGTTCCTCGCGAGTACACTCTTACATAGTATGCCGGTCAAAGTGAAATCTTTTTTCGCTATTCTTGACCATTCCGCCATTTATGTACTCATCGCCGGGACGTATACGCCATTTTTGCTGGTCACCTTAAAAGGTGCGCTCGGCTGGACGCTGTTTGGCATCATCTGGGGACTGACCTTGTTCGGTATTTTATTCAAGATCTTTTTCATTCACCGCTTCGCAAAATTATCGCTTGCCCTGTATATTTTCATGGGCTGGCTGATCATTCTGGCGATTAAACCATTATATGACGCACTGCCGCCAGCCGGTATCTGGCTGCTCGTGATCGGCGGATTATTCTATACAGCGGGCTCATATTTCTATATGACGCGCCGTGTGCCGTATAATCACGCGATCTGGCATCTGTTCGTGATGGCGGGCAGTGCGGCAATGTACTTCAGCGTCCTTCTCTATGTGTAGAGAAGGGCGTTATTTTTTATCCCAAATTTGATACGTATACGGTGTGCCGTCCTGCGCATAGTGCGGCTCAGACTTGCTCGTTAATGTATAGGTTTCTTCATATTCCGGGAAAAACGTGTCGCCCGGATAATGTTTCTCGATGATGGTGACATACAGTCTGTCTGCTCCGTCGTCCATCGCCATTTGGAAAATCTCAGATCCGCCAATGACCATCACTTCGTCCGCGTAATCTTTCGCAAGTTGTACCGCGCTCTCCATATCGTGCACGACCGTAACACCGTCAGCTTCATAACTTGGATTGCGTGTAATCACGATATTTAAACGGCCTTTTAACGGACGGCCGATCGATTCGAACGTCTTGCGTCCCATGATCATCGCCTTGCCCATCGTTTTCTCTTTAAAATACTGAAGTTCTTCCGGAATATACCATGGCATCTCATTGTCTTTGCCGATTACCCGGCCGAGATCATGTGCCACTAATAATGAAATCAATGAAATTCCTCCTTATACTGCAATCGGTGCTTTGATTCTTGGGTGCGGATCGTAGCCTTCGATCGAAATATCTTCCGTCGTCAATTCAAAAATCGACCGGCCGCCGTAATTAACCTTCAATGTCGGCAGCGTTTTCGGCTCTCTCCTTAACTGCTCTTTTACCTGATCCATATGGTTCTGATATAAATGTGCGTCACCTAATGTATGCACGAATTCGCCGGCTTCTAAACCACATTCATGTGCAATGAGGTGAATGAGCAGCGCATAAGACGCGATGTTAAACGGCACGCCAAGGAAGACGTCTGCACTGCGCTGATAAAGCTGACATGACAATTTACCATCCGCTACGTAGAACTGGAACAATAAGTGGCATGGCGGCAAGGCCATATCGTCCACTTCCGCCGGATTCCACGCCGTTACGATGTGCCGCCGTGAGTCCGGGTTATTTTTGATGCTGTCAATCACCTGTGCAAGCTGATCGATGACGCCGTTCTCACTTTCCCACGCCCTCCACTGCTTGCCGTAAACCGGTCCGAGGTCGCCGTACTGCTCCGCAAACTCTTCATCAGCCAGGATGTTCTCTTTAAACGAAGCCAGCTCTGCCTGATAAACTTTCGCAAATTCTTCGTCTTTTAATACACGGCGGCCGAAATCAGTCATATCAGGACCCGTATACGCTTCGCTTTGTACATACCGCTCAAATGCCCATTCATCCCATATTGCGTTACGCTCTTTAATGAGCGTTCGAATATTGGTATCCCCTTTTATAAACCATAGTAATTCTGAGACAATCAGACGAAAAGCCGTCTTTTTTGTCGTTAACAAAGGAAACCCCTGCGCCAAATCAAAGCGCATCTGATAGCCAAAGACACTGTACGTTCCGGTGCCCGTGCGATCTCCCTTTTTCGTGCCTGTATCCAGAATATGTTGACAAAGATCTAAATATTGCTTCATGCTTCAAGCTCCCTCTTCTGAAATTACACCTATTATAACATTGTTTGCCCTTGTACAAAGAGAAAGACACTAGAACCGGGGCACAAAAAACACACCCCGGAACGGCTGCTTACGAAAGCCATTTCGGTGGTGTGTTTTTGGACCAGTAAATATCGCCTACTGAGTGGTGTGCAACAAATCCGTCTTCCGCTGTGTGGTAGTGGAAGTTGTAAAAGTATCCGTCAATGGGACGTTTTTCCGTCCGGACATGAAAGCGGATAAGATCCTGATTTGCCGTTTGATCATGAACATGGAAAATCTTCTCTGCGTAATCGCCGGAAGGCTGCTCGGTAATCGCAAGACGGCGATCTGCTGCATTATGTACAGTAGTTTGAATTACTGATTCAA
The Sporosarcina sp. P33 genome window above contains:
- a CDS encoding YozE family protein codes for the protein MDRSFYHFALRFRGGGSDDVKALFAEKMFRDASFPKDEEDFDSLSRYVEDKADDDLRSTTFDELYAMYTDLCSR
- a CDS encoding dihydrofolate reductase, with translation MISLLVAHDLGRVIGKDNEMPWYIPEELQYFKEKTMGKAMIMGRKTFESIGRPLKGRLNIVITRNPSYEADGVTVVHDMESAVQLAKDYADEVMVIGGSEIFQMAMDDGADRLYVTIIEKHYPGDTFFPEYEETYTLTSKSEPHYAQDGTPYTYQIWDKK
- a CDS encoding YpmS family protein; the protein is MNVWKAAFFSLAGLVAAALVVLIILIGGTTASSPLPEDTAKQDEGYTLALNTTKKNFEGIANTYIRKAVKGSLPVELEMRDDVLLTSELTVFSYTLPLAMHFDPIVREDGNLILKQSSMELGDLNIPPSTVLKLLKNSVELPSWMIVRPKEEEIFIDLEDLPISGDVQVKAKEVNLAQDEIILEVLIPKN
- a CDS encoding hemolysin III family protein, with translation MEESFDYKNLHEERWNAITHAIGFLLSIPALVFLILKGVKQGTGIAVVSFTIFGVSMLLLFLASTLLHSMPVKVKSFFAILDHSAIYVLIAGTYTPFLLVTLKGALGWTLFGIIWGLTLFGILFKIFFIHRFAKLSLALYIFMGWLIILAIKPLYDALPPAGIWLLVIGGLFYTAGSYFYMTRRVPYNHAIWHLFVMAGSAAMYFSVLLYV
- the msrB gene encoding peptide-methionine (R)-S-oxide reductase MsrB — its product is MKKDLRDRLTEIQYHVTQENGTEPPFRNEYDAHYEDGIYVDIVSGKPLFSSKDKYDAGCGWPSFTKPIEAAEVTEHFDATHGMRRTEVRSKTADSHLGHVFPDGPSEQGGLRYCINSAALRFIPVQDLESEGYSEYKRLFE
- the msrA gene encoding peptide-methionine (S)-S-oxide reductase MsrA is translated as MATQYATFAGGCFWCMVKPFDLYDGVHSVTSGYTGGHTVNPTYEEVCSNTTGHREAVRIEFDDTVISYEELLNIFWQVIDPTDAGGQFHDRGESYKSAIYTNSEEQQKAAEQSKKELQESGKFNAPIVTEILPAKEFYAAEDYHQQFYEKNPDRYASYTVASGRAGFIEQHWGNRS
- a CDS encoding GDSL-type esterase/lipase family protein; the encoded protein is MRRIAVLLFVFSLFLVGCQAPFSQKDTTLSERETVAFEPFVVPEYFVPKRVNVLGLGDSLTQGVGDERKEGGYFGRLTSDMEQWKGILEVDAVNLAKRGRRSDQFIKQLENEDVQEAVVQADYIVFTIGGNDIMKVVKGNFMQMKLSDFYKELGKFENRIEELFDLLRLYNPTAPIIVAGLYNPFSVVTSEVQEFEQIIADWNLSIEEQVEKDGMSCFVPVEDLFNSNENLVYHTDFFHPNSKGYDLMEERFVDEIKSCAAVELEVE
- a CDS encoding DegV family protein; translation: MKKIHIVTDSTAALTDELIDQYNIHVVPLTLIINEKSYVDGIDIQAEEFMDLIRDAEELPKSSQPAVGVFQQLYDELGADGSQIISIHMTGGMSGTVKSAETAARASSSDVTVIDSMFISHALSFQVLEACRLAEEGRTVKDIAAALESVRKRSSLFVVVDVLDNMVKGGRIGKGKAMFGSLLNIKPIATLKDGVYTPVAKVRSHKQVVSYLAEEFKKETAGKVIRSVGIAHANGLAMAEPLKKKIEEMGIQVMLTFTTPIVSTHTGEGAIGFMYYTD
- a CDS encoding thymidylate synthase, with protein sequence MKQYLDLCQHILDTGTKKGDRTGTGTYSVFGYQMRFDLAQGFPLLTTKKTAFRLIVSELLWFIKGDTNIRTLIKERNAIWDEWAFERYVQSEAYTGPDMTDFGRRVLKDEEFAKVYQAELASFKENILADEEFAEQYGDLGPVYGKQWRAWESENGVIDQLAQVIDSIKNNPDSRRHIVTAWNPAEVDDMALPPCHLLFQFYVADGKLSCQLYQRSADVFLGVPFNIASYALLIHLIAHECGLEAGEFVHTLGDAHLYQNHMDQVKEQLRREPKTLPTLKVNYGGRSIFELTTEDISIEGYDPHPRIKAPIAV